Proteins from one Peromyscus eremicus chromosome 8a, PerEre_H2_v1, whole genome shotgun sequence genomic window:
- the Hic1 gene encoding hypermethylated in cancer 1 protein, translated as MLDTMEAPGHARQLLLQLNNQRTKGFLCDVIIVVQNALFRAHKNVLAASSAYLKSLVVHDNLLNLDHDMVSPAVFRLVLDFIYTGRLTDSVEAAAAAAVAPGAEPSLGAVLAAASYLQIPDLVALCKKRLKRHGKYCHLRGGGSGGGGYAPYGRPGRGLRAATPVIQACYSSPAGPPPPPAAEPPSGPEAAVNTHCAELYASAPGPAASLCAPERRCSPLCGLDLSKKSPPGSSVPERPLSERELPPRPDSPPGAGSAVYKEPPLALPPLPPLPFQKLEEAGPTPDPFRGSGGSPGPEPPGRPDGSSLLYRWMKHEPGLGSYGDDLVRDHGSPGERLEERGGDPATSPGGPPLGLVPPPRYPGSLDGPGTGADGDDYKSSSEETGSSEDPSPPGGHLEGYPCPHLAYGEPESFGDNLYVCIPCGKGFPSSEQLNAHVEAHVEEEEALYGRAEAAEVAAGAAGLGPPFGGGGDKIAGAPGGLGELLRPYRCASCDKSYKDPATLRQHEKTHWLTRPYPCTICGKKFTQRGTMTRHMRSHLGLKPFACDACGMRFTRQYRLTEHMRIHSGEKPYECQVCGGKFAQQRNLISHMKMHAVGGAAGAAGALAGLGGLPGVPGPDGKGKLDFPEGVFAVARLTAEQLSLKQQDKAAAAELLAQTTHFLHDPKVALESLYPLAKFTAELGLSPDKAAEVLSQGAHLAAGPDGRTIDRFSPT; from the coding sequence ATGCTGGACACGATGGAGGCGCCTGGCCACGCGAGGCAGCTACTGCTGCAGCTCAACAACCAGCGCACCAAGGGCTTCTTGTGCGACGTGATCATCGTGGTGCAGAACGCCCTCTTCCGCGCGCACAAGAACGTGCTGGCGGCCAGCAGCGCCTACCTCAAGTCCCTGGTGGTGCATGACAACCTGCTAAACCTGGACCATGACATGGTGAGCCCGGCCGTGTTTCGCCTGGTGCTGGACTTCATCTACACCGGCCGCCTGACTGACAGTGTtgaggccgccgccgccgcagcagtGGCCCCGGGGGCCGAGCCGAGCCTGGGCGCGGTGCTGGCCGCCGCCAGCTACCTGCAGATCCCTGACCTCGTGGCTCTGTGCAAGAAGCGCCTCAAACGCCACGGCAAGTACTGCCACCTGCGGGGAggaggcagcggcggcggcggctatGCGCCCTATGGGCGGCCGGGCCGGGGCTTGAGGGCCGCCACGCCCGTCATCCAGGCCTGCTACTCGTCCCCGGccgggccgccgccgccgcctgccgCCGAGCCCCCGTCGGGCCCCGAGGCCGCCGTCAACACCCACTGTGCCGAGCTGTACGCCTCGGCCCCGGGCCCAGCAGCCTCACTCTGCGCCCCGGAGCGCCGCTGCTCTCCGCTTTGCGGCCTGGATCTGTCTAAGAAGAGCCCGCCAGGCTCCTCGGTCCCCGAGCGACCGCTGAGTGAGCGCGAACTGCCTCCGCGCCCGGACAGTCCTCCCGGTGCGGGGTCCGCAGTCTACAAGGAGCCACCGCTCGCCTTGCCGCCGCTGCCGCCTTTGCCCTTCCAGAAGCTGGAAGAGGCCGGACCGACTCCAGACCCGTTTCGAGGAAGCGGCGGCAGTCCGGGACCCGAGCCCCCCGGCCGCCCCGACGGCTCCAGCCTCCTCTACCGCTGGATGAAGCACGAGCCAGGCCTGGGTAGCTACGGCGATGATCTGGTCCGAGATCACGGCTCCCCAGGCGAGCGCCTCGAGGAACGCGGTGGGGACCCAGCCACGTCACCCGGGGGCCCCCCGCTCGGCCTGGTGCCCCCACCACGCTACCCGGGCAGCCTGGACGGGCCAGGCACAGGCGCTGACGGCGACGACTACAAGAGCAGCAGCGAGGAGACCGGCAGCAGCGAGGACCCCAGCCCACCCGGTGGCCACCTGGAGGGCTACCCATGCCCGCACTTGGCTTACGGCGAGCCTGAGAGCTTTGGTGACAACCTGTACGTATGCATCCCATGTGGCAAAGGCTTCCCCAGCTCGGAACAGCTGAATGCACACGTGGAGGCTCacgtggaggaagaggaggcactGTATGGCAGGGCAGAGGCTGCTGAGGTGGCCGCCGGGGCCGCCGGCCTCGGGCCCccctttggtggtggtggggacaaGATCGCTGGGGCCCCCGGTGGCCTAGGAGAGCTGCTGCGGCCGTACCGCTGCGCGTCCTGCGACAAGAGCTACAAGGACCCGGCCACGCTGAGGCAGCACGAGAAGACGCACTGGCTGACACGGCCCTATCCGTGTACCATCTGCGGGAAGAAGTTCACGCAGCGCGGAACCATGACACGCCATATGCGCAGCCACTTAGGCCTGAAGCCCTTTGCGTGCGACGCGTGCGGCATGCGCTTCACCCGCCAGTACCGCCTCACGGAGCACATGCGCATCCACTCGGGAGAGAAGCCTTACGAGTGCCAGGTGTGCGGTGGAAAGTTCGCTCAACAGCGCAACCTCATCAGCCACATGAAGATGCACGCTGTAGGTGGTGCGGCCGGCGCAGCAGGGGCGCTGGCTGGCCTCGGGGGACTACCTGGCGTCCCCGGCCCCGACGGCAAGGGCAAGCTCGATTTCCCGGAGGGTGTCTTTGCTGTGGCCCGCCTCACAGCTGAACAGCTGAGCCTGAAGCAACAGGACAAGGCAGCTGCCGCAGAGCTGCTGGCGCAGACCACGCACTTCCTGCACGACCCCAAGGTGGCGCTCGAGAGCCTCTACCCGCTGGCCAAATTCACTGCCGAGCTGGGACTCAGCCCGGATAAGGCGGCAGAGGTGCTGAGCCAGGGCGCGCACCTGGCCGCGGGACCGGACGGCCGGACCATCGACCGTTTCTCTCCCACCTAG
- the Ovca2 gene encoding esterase OVCA2: MAARRPLRVLCLAGFRQSERGFREKTGALRKALRGRAELVCLSGPHPVPEAAAPEGAGPDSGPCAPEEQPRGWWFSEQEADVFSALEEPTACRGLEAALETVAQALNTLGPFDGLLGFSQGAALAAFVCALSQAGDPRFPLPRFIILVSGFCPRGRGFKESIPQSPLSLPSLHVFGDTDRVIPSQESMQLASRFLGAVTLTHAGGHFIPAAAAQRQAYLKFLDQFAE; the protein is encoded by the exons ATGGCTGCGCGGCGGCCTCTGAGAGTGCTGTGCCTGGCGGGCTTCCGGCAGAGCGAGCGGGGCTTCCGTGAGAAGACTGGAGCGCTGAGAAAGGCGCTGCGGGGCCGCGCAGAGCTCGTGTGCCTCAGCGGGCCGCACCCGGTCCCCGAGGCAGCAGCTCCCGAGGGCGCCGGGCCAGACTCCG GGCCCTGTGCTCCGGAGGAGCAGCCTCGAGGCTGGTGGTTTTCTGAACAGGAAGCAGATGTTTTCTCGGCGCTGGAAGAGCCTACAGCATGCAGGGGTTTGGAGGCGGCCCTGGAAACGGTGGCACAGGCCCTGAACACGCTGGGACCTTTTGACGGACTTCTTGGCTTCAGCCAGGGGGCTGCACTAGCAGCTTTTGTGTGTGCCCTGAGTCAGGCAGGCGATCCCCGCTTCCCCTTGCCGCGATTTATCATACTTGTGTCGGGGTTCTGTCCCCGAGGCCGTGGCTTTAAGGAATCCATCCCGCAGAGCCCCTTGTCACTGCCCTCGCTTCATGTTTTTGGGGACACTGATCGAGTTATCCCTTCTCAGGAGAGTATGCAATTGGCTAGCCGATTCCTTGGCGCGGTCACTCTCACCCACGCTGGTGGTCACTTCATTCCAGCAGCTGCAGCCCAGCGTCAGGCCTACCTCAAGTTCTTGGACCAGTTTGCAGAGTGA